One Microbacterium sp. W4I20 DNA window includes the following coding sequences:
- a CDS encoding methionine ABC transporter ATP-binding protein, which yields MTERIQLSGVSKDYPARGKGEPVRVLRDVDISVRAGEVYGLIGRSGAGKSTLLRMINGLEAPTEGRVLVDGVDVQSLPPAELRVLRHSIGMVFQQFNLWNSRTVFSNIATPLKLAGWKDDAVSRRVAELLDFVGLGGKAFARPRQLSGGQKQRVGIARAIAAKPSVLLADEATSALDPQTTTEIVDLLRSVNQEFGITIVVVTHEMDVMSQLADRVSILSNGDVVESGGIHQILARPQHPVTANLVGSYTRTFLSDAQRAELATSFSGLRISVAMDGAVAEGPLLSSLARRHDVDFSIIQGGVARVKNLPYGQLSLALHGEDAAVERFVAELATRTEVTSW from the coding sequence ATGACAGAGCGCATCCAGCTGTCCGGGGTGTCGAAGGACTACCCCGCGCGAGGCAAGGGCGAGCCCGTCCGCGTGCTGCGCGACGTCGACATCTCGGTGCGGGCGGGAGAGGTCTACGGCCTGATCGGGCGATCCGGGGCGGGCAAGTCGACCCTCCTGCGCATGATCAACGGCCTCGAGGCGCCGACGGAGGGGCGCGTGCTCGTCGACGGGGTCGACGTGCAGTCGCTACCACCCGCCGAGCTGCGGGTGCTGCGGCACAGCATAGGGATGGTGTTTCAGCAGTTCAACCTGTGGAACTCGCGCACCGTGTTCAGCAACATCGCCACGCCGCTGAAGCTCGCCGGATGGAAGGACGACGCGGTCTCGCGACGGGTCGCCGAACTGCTCGACTTCGTGGGACTCGGTGGAAAGGCCTTCGCGCGGCCGCGACAGCTCTCCGGCGGGCAGAAGCAGCGCGTCGGGATCGCGCGGGCGATCGCGGCCAAGCCCTCGGTGCTGCTGGCCGACGAGGCCACGAGCGCTCTCGATCCGCAGACGACCACGGAGATCGTCGATCTGCTGCGGTCGGTGAACCAGGAGTTCGGCATCACGATCGTCGTCGTGACGCACGAGATGGACGTGATGAGCCAGCTCGCCGATCGCGTGTCGATCCTCAGCAACGGCGACGTCGTCGAGTCGGGCGGCATCCACCAGATCCTCGCGCGGCCTCAGCATCCGGTCACGGCGAACCTGGTCGGCTCCTACACGCGCACGTTCCTGAGCGACGCGCAGCGCGCGGAACTCGCCACCAGCTTCTCGGGTCTTCGGATATCCGTCGCGATGGACGGCGCGGTCGCCGAGGGGCCGCTGCTCTCGTCGCTCGCCCGCCGCCACGACGTGGATTTCTCGATCATCCAGGGCGGTGTGGCGCGCGTGAAGAACCTGCCGTACGGCCAGCTCAGCCTCGCACTGCACGGCGAGGATGCTGCCGTCGAGAGGTTCGTCGCCGAGCTCGCGACCCGTACGGAGGTGACGTCATGGTGA
- a CDS encoding diacylglycerol kinase family protein — MTSPVPVRRQAALVYNPIKVDEKRLRAAVRDLSREAGWEHPAFYPTTIQDAGQAATAQALARGVDVVLVAGGDGTVRAVSEAIANTGVPLAILPSGTGNLLARNLGLPLGDPAEMIRAALGDFRLPIDIGWARINRANGEVSEHAFVVLAGIGLDADMIANTRSDLKRSVGWIAYVDGAARSLPRARPFRAVYQIDDGRLHSTKVHSILFANCGTLPGGIALIPDASITDATLDVAVIQPTGMLGWLGVWRKIWWDNSVLRRFRAGRRVLERRGRDASVHYFRGLAAEVAPPGPTPIELDGDEFGEAVRMTCRTDPGALLLALPAGHPVSML, encoded by the coding sequence ATGACCTCGCCCGTGCCCGTCCGACGACAGGCGGCGCTCGTCTACAACCCCATCAAGGTCGACGAGAAGAGGCTGCGCGCCGCGGTGCGGGATCTGTCGCGCGAGGCCGGGTGGGAGCATCCGGCCTTCTATCCCACGACGATTCAGGATGCCGGTCAGGCCGCCACCGCGCAGGCTCTCGCACGCGGCGTCGATGTCGTGCTGGTGGCCGGCGGAGACGGCACCGTGCGCGCGGTGTCGGAGGCGATCGCGAACACCGGGGTGCCGCTCGCGATCCTCCCGAGTGGCACCGGCAATCTGCTGGCCCGCAATCTGGGGCTCCCGCTCGGCGACCCGGCGGAGATGATCCGGGCCGCCCTGGGCGACTTCCGATTGCCCATCGACATCGGATGGGCGCGGATCAACCGTGCGAACGGGGAGGTATCGGAGCACGCCTTCGTCGTGCTGGCCGGCATCGGCCTCGACGCCGACATGATCGCGAACACCCGCTCAGACCTGAAGAGGTCGGTGGGGTGGATCGCGTACGTCGACGGGGCCGCCCGCTCGCTTCCGCGCGCCCGCCCCTTCCGCGCGGTCTATCAGATCGACGACGGGCGCCTGCATTCGACGAAGGTGCACAGCATCCTGTTCGCGAACTGCGGCACCCTGCCGGGCGGCATCGCGTTGATTCCGGATGCGTCCATCACCGACGCGACCCTCGACGTCGCGGTCATCCAGCCCACGGGCATGCTCGGCTGGCTCGGAGTCTGGCGGAAGATCTGGTGGGACAACTCGGTCCTGCGGCGCTTCCGCGCCGGTCGCCGCGTGCTGGAACGTCGTGGCCGGGATGCATCGGTGCATTACTTCCGGGGGCTCGCGGCCGAGGTCGCGCCGCCGGGCCCCACCCCGATCGAGCTGGACGGCGACGAGTTCGGCGAGGCCGTGCGGATGACCTGCCGCACCGACCCCGGGGCGCTGCTGCTCGCGCTGCCCGCGGGGCACCCCGTCTCGATGCTCTGA
- a CDS encoding MetQ/NlpA family ABC transporter substrate-binding protein: MSEQNQTQSEIDAHLAKQKSRKRLWLIGGAVAVVAIAAAIVIPIVVQNATPEAAGDGEDELIPLTIADTAQSDFQDAIIEVGRENGLDLTFVNFDDPYLPNTALVEGEVDGNSFQHVAWLSQFNKENDSDITPVFSTVISAWGLFSEDLESADDIPEGAKVAVPDDPANFSRALFILQTAGVIEVDENAGVFPTEEDITSNPRGVELVRIAHESVQTSYSDPTISAVVIATDDFDPALEITSDDALVLEDSAATTSSPYVIVVATTADRADDPAWRLLEKTYRDDRVVAALEEEKRGEATIVELPVDDLRAALAELVAQ, translated from the coding sequence ATGTCAGAGCAGAATCAGACCCAGAGCGAGATCGACGCGCACCTCGCGAAGCAGAAGTCGCGCAAGCGTCTGTGGCTGATCGGCGGAGCCGTCGCCGTCGTGGCGATCGCCGCGGCCATCGTCATCCCGATCGTGGTGCAGAACGCGACCCCCGAGGCTGCCGGCGATGGCGAGGACGAGCTGATCCCGCTGACGATCGCCGACACCGCGCAGAGCGACTTCCAGGACGCGATCATCGAGGTCGGCCGGGAGAACGGCCTCGACCTCACCTTCGTGAACTTCGACGACCCCTACCTGCCGAACACCGCGCTCGTCGAGGGCGAGGTCGACGGCAACTCCTTCCAGCACGTCGCGTGGCTGAGTCAGTTCAACAAGGAGAACGACTCGGACATCACCCCCGTCTTCTCGACGGTGATCTCGGCGTGGGGTCTGTTCTCGGAGGATCTCGAGTCGGCGGACGACATTCCCGAGGGGGCGAAGGTCGCCGTTCCCGACGACCCCGCGAACTTCTCGCGCGCGCTGTTCATCCTGCAGACCGCCGGTGTCATCGAGGTCGACGAGAACGCCGGCGTCTTCCCGACCGAGGAGGACATCACCTCGAACCCGCGCGGGGTCGAGCTCGTGCGCATCGCCCACGAGTCGGTGCAGACCAGCTACAGCGACCCGACCATCTCGGCCGTCGTGATCGCGACCGACGACTTCGACCCGGCGCTCGAGATCACCAGCGACGACGCCCTCGTGCTCGAGGACTCGGCCGCCACCACCTCGAGCCCCTACGTGATCGTCGTCGCCACGACCGCCGACCGCGCCGATGACCCGGCCTGGAGGCTCCTCGAGAAGACCTACCGCGACGACCGCGTCGTCGCAGCCCTGGAAGAGGAGAAGCGCGGCGAGGCCACCATCGTCGAGCTGCCCGTCGACGACCTGCGCGCGGCGCTCGCCGAGCTCGTCGCGCAGTAA